One Meiothermus sp. QL-1 DNA segment encodes these proteins:
- the aroC gene encoding chorismate synthase, whose protein sequence is MRFLTAGESHGPQLTGIVEGLPSHLPLTVEDINPWLKKRQGGYGRGRRMVIESDTVEFLSGVRAGRTTGAPVTLVIRNQDHRNWVEIMDPAPGNEPRKKALTAARPGHADLAGGVKYGHKDLRDVLERASARETAMRVAIGAIAHKLLSFFGVESASFVDGMAGVWSRVPFDWSLRERVEQSPVRMTDPEAEAEVIRRIDAAKAAGDTLGGIVEVRFRGLVMGLGSHAHWERKLDGRIAQMVMSIPAIKGVEIGPAFANAMKPGSEVHDPIYWEEGRGYYRKTNRAGGTEAGMTTGEELVVRAALKPIATLMKPLPTVDVVNHQPADAARERSDVTAVPAASVIVEALVAIVLAQAYLEKFGGDTLEEVVERVEGYKARVRAY, encoded by the coding sequence ATGCGTTTTCTGACTGCTGGAGAGTCCCACGGACCGCAGCTCACCGGCATCGTGGAGGGGCTGCCCAGCCACCTCCCCCTCACGGTGGAGGACATCAACCCCTGGCTCAAGAAGCGGCAGGGGGGGTATGGGCGCGGGCGGCGCATGGTAATCGAGAGCGATACGGTGGAGTTCTTGAGCGGGGTGCGGGCCGGGCGCACCACCGGGGCCCCGGTAACCCTGGTGATCAGGAACCAGGACCACCGCAACTGGGTGGAGATCATGGACCCGGCCCCGGGCAACGAACCGCGCAAAAAGGCCCTCACCGCAGCCCGGCCCGGTCATGCCGACCTGGCGGGCGGGGTCAAGTACGGGCACAAGGACCTGCGGGATGTGCTCGAGCGGGCCTCGGCCCGCGAGACCGCCATGCGGGTGGCCATCGGGGCCATTGCGCACAAACTGCTCTCCTTCTTTGGGGTGGAAAGCGCCTCCTTCGTGGACGGGATGGCCGGGGTGTGGAGCCGGGTGCCCTTCGACTGGAGCCTAAGGGAGCGGGTCGAGCAAAGCCCGGTGCGGATGACCGACCCCGAGGCCGAGGCCGAGGTCATCCGGCGAATTGACGCGGCCAAGGCCGCGGGCGACACCCTGGGGGGCATCGTGGAGGTGCGCTTCCGCGGGCTGGTGATGGGGCTCGGCTCGCACGCGCACTGGGAGCGCAAGCTCGACGGCCGCATCGCCCAGATGGTCATGAGCATCCCCGCCATCAAGGGGGTGGAGATCGGGCCCGCCTTTGCCAACGCCATGAAGCCCGGCTCCGAGGTGCACGACCCCATCTACTGGGAGGAGGGCCGGGGCTACTACCGCAAGACCAACCGCGCGGGCGGTACCGAGGCCGGCATGACCACCGGAGAGGAGCTGGTGGTGCGGGCCGCCCTCAAACCCATCGCCACCCTGATGAAGCCCCTGCCCACCGTGGACGTGGTCAACCACCAGCCCGCCGACGCCGCCCGCGAGCGCTCGGATGTGACCGCCGTGCCCGCGGCCAGCGTAATCGTGGAGGCGCTGGTGGCCATCGTGCTGGCCCAGGCCTACCTGGAGAAGTTTGGCGGCGACACCCTGGAGGAGGTGGTGGAGCGGGTCGAGGGCTACAAAGCACGGGTTCGGGCCTACTGA
- a CDS encoding hydroxymethylglutaryl-CoA lyase: protein MKWVECPRDSWQGYSRFIPTQEKVAYLRGLLQAGFRHLDLTSFVSPRWVPQHADAEAVLAALPPPEGREYLAVVGNPKGLERALQAHHLTTVGYPFSLSETFQRRNLNMGLEESWAALRGMVAQAQGKRFVVYLSMAFGNPYGDPWSPATTAEFVERMRSLEGIAGLALADTYGVASATTLAQTLEAVQRAVGSLEGLGLHLHSRPEETLEKVAVALEAGVRWLEGALGGIGGCPFAGDERVGNLATEQVLPYLAARGHPVGVALDQLPHLSEQARRLKIQYA, encoded by the coding sequence GTGAAGTGGGTGGAGTGTCCGCGGGACTCCTGGCAGGGCTACAGCCGGTTCATCCCAACCCAGGAGAAGGTGGCCTACCTGCGGGGGCTTTTGCAGGCCGGCTTCCGCCACCTCGACCTCACCAGCTTTGTCTCGCCCAGGTGGGTGCCCCAGCACGCCGATGCCGAGGCGGTGCTGGCGGCGCTGCCCCCCCCAGAGGGGCGGGAGTACCTGGCGGTTGTGGGGAACCCCAAGGGCCTCGAGCGGGCGCTGCAGGCCCACCACCTGACCACGGTGGGCTATCCCTTTTCCCTCTCCGAAACCTTCCAGCGCCGAAACCTCAACATGGGGCTGGAGGAGTCATGGGCTGCTTTGCGCGGGATGGTGGCCCAGGCCCAGGGCAAGCGGTTCGTGGTCTACCTCTCGATGGCCTTTGGCAACCCCTACGGCGACCCCTGGAGCCCCGCTACCACCGCGGAGTTCGTGGAGCGGATGCGCAGCCTCGAGGGCATCGCCGGCCTGGCCCTGGCCGACACCTACGGGGTGGCCTCGGCCACCACCCTCGCCCAGACCCTGGAGGCGGTGCAGCGGGCCGTAGGGAGCCTGGAGGGGCTCGGGCTGCACCTCCATAGCCGCCCGGAGGAGACGCTGGAGAAGGTCGCGGTGGCCCTGGAAGCGGGGGTGCGGTGGCTCGAGGGCGCCCTGGGCGGCATTGGCGGCTGTCCTTTTGCGGGCGACGAGCGGGTGGGCAACCTGGCCACCGAACAGGTGCTGCCCTATTTGGCCGCCCGGGGGCACCCGGTGGGGGTGGCGCTGGACCAGCTCCCCCACCTATCCGAGCAGGCCCGGCGGCTCAAAATCCAGTACGCCTAG
- a CDS encoding DUF5615 family PIN-like protein, with translation MRFLLDENIPQGVLWWLIGQGYEALSVREVGLSGRADTLLYAYAEQHGYILVTLDLDFSDPLRLPPRTPRIVLRPGVLDAELIRELLAEVVRRWTPGWGEIYVVQPEGIARYSEEA, from the coding sequence ATGCGCTTTTTGCTGGACGAGAACATCCCTCAAGGGGTGCTCTGGTGGCTCATCGGGCAGGGCTACGAGGCGCTAAGCGTGCGGGAGGTGGGCCTCTCGGGGCGCGCCGACACCCTGCTTTACGCCTACGCCGAGCAACACGGCTACATCCTGGTCACCCTGGACCTAGACTTCTCCGACCCCCTCCGCCTTCCCCCCCGCACCCCCCGCATCGTGCTGCGGCCTGGGGTGCTGGATGCCGAACTCATCCGCGAGCTCCTGGCCGAGGTCGTCAGGCGCTGGACCCCTGGCTGGGGGGAGATTTACGTGGTACAGCCAGAGGGCATCGCCCGGTATAGTGAGGAAGCGTGA
- a CDS encoding DUF433 domain-containing protein, translating into MKLTPRSRAELLARIGSNPEVLRGRPRIKGTRIAVHMVLEALAAGLSVEEVLLQWPELSREDIQAALLYGARATNYEWISLGEG; encoded by the coding sequence ATGAAACTCACCCCCAGAAGCCGCGCCGAGCTCCTCGCCCGCATCGGCTCCAACCCCGAGGTCCTGCGGGGTCGGCCCCGCATAAAGGGCACCCGGATCGCGGTCCACATGGTGCTGGAGGCCCTGGCGGCTGGGCTTTCGGTCGAGGAAGTGCTCTTGCAGTGGCCCGAGCTCTCGCGGGAGGACATTCAAGCCGCGCTGCTCTACGGGGCCAGGGCCACCAACTACGAGTGGATTAGCCTGGGCGAGGGGTAA
- a CDS encoding aminopeptidase — protein sequence MDAFERELDLLARVAVEVGLGLQEGQELVITAPLEAAPLARRIAEHAYRAGSPLVTVLYEDEVLALLRFLHAPEASFDRAPAWLLSGMAEAFQQGAARLSIAGGDPHLLRGQDPSRVARASRARSVAYQRALELITTHHINWTIVAYPHPAWARAVFPQEPPEKAVEKLWRAIFKATRLDAPDPVAAWAEHNRGLQERVSYLNQKRYQALRFKGPGTDLWVGLADDHLWAGGPVRAKNGAVCNPNLPTEEVFTAPHKDRVEGYVRSTKPLSYQGSLITDIEVRFERGQIVEARAAQGEAVLQRILETDEGARRLGEVALVPHSSPIAQSGLLFYNTLFDENAASHIALGQAYSECIQGGSALGPEELAARGANRSLIHIDWMIGSDQVDVDGITASGQAEPLMRGGEWVWV from the coding sequence ATGGACGCTTTCGAACGCGAACTCGACCTGCTGGCCAGGGTAGCGGTAGAGGTGGGGCTGGGCCTACAGGAGGGCCAGGAGCTGGTGATAACGGCCCCCCTCGAGGCCGCCCCTCTAGCCCGCCGCATCGCCGAGCACGCCTATAGGGCAGGCAGCCCGCTGGTCACGGTGCTCTATGAGGATGAGGTGCTGGCTTTGCTGCGCTTTTTGCACGCCCCTGAGGCCTCGTTCGACCGGGCCCCGGCCTGGCTTCTGAGCGGCATGGCCGAGGCCTTTCAGCAGGGTGCCGCCCGGCTTAGCATCGCCGGGGGCGACCCCCACCTGCTCAGGGGCCAGGACCCCAGCCGGGTGGCCCGGGCCAGCCGGGCCCGCTCGGTGGCCTACCAGCGGGCGCTGGAGCTCATCACCACCCACCACATCAACTGGACGATTGTGGCCTACCCCCACCCGGCCTGGGCCCGGGCGGTCTTCCCCCAAGAACCCCCGGAAAAGGCGGTGGAGAAGCTCTGGCGGGCCATTTTCAAGGCCACCCGGCTGGATGCCCCCGACCCGGTGGCGGCCTGGGCCGAGCACAACCGAGGGTTGCAGGAGCGGGTGTCCTATCTCAACCAAAAGCGCTACCAGGCCCTGCGCTTCAAGGGTCCCGGCACCGACCTGTGGGTGGGCCTGGCCGACGACCACCTCTGGGCGGGGGGACCGGTGCGGGCCAAGAACGGGGCGGTGTGCAACCCCAACCTGCCCACCGAGGAGGTCTTCACCGCGCCGCACAAGGACCGCGTCGAGGGGTACGTGCGCAGCACCAAGCCTCTTTCCTACCAGGGCAGCCTGATCACCGATATCGAGGTGCGCTTCGAGCGCGGGCAAATCGTGGAGGCGCGGGCAGCCCAGGGCGAGGCGGTGCTCCAGCGCATCCTCGAGACCGATGAGGGGGCCCGAAGGCTGGGCGAGGTGGCGCTGGTGCCCCATTCCTCGCCCATCGCCCAAAGCGGCCTTCTTTTCTACAACACCCTCTTCGACGAGAACGCGGCCAGCCACATCGCCCTGGGGCAGGCCTACAGCGAGTGCATCCAGGGGGGGAGCGCTCTGGGCCCGGAGGAGCTTGCGGCCCGGGGTGCCAACCGGAGCCTTATCCACATCGACTGGATGATTGGTTCAGACCAGGTGGATGTGGACGGCATCACCGCTTCGGGCCAGGCCGAGCCCCTGATGCGAGGGGGGGAGTGGGTTTGGGTGTGA
- the minC gene encoding septum site-determining protein MinC → MRLRATLNALALRLDGNETPEMLQKALAELPPLPLQVEVAGEVSQAVLEVLLALGRERGLQLRPKRGERYIPYTEVIDQTLRAGTRVESPGTVVVLGDVNAGAEVVAAGDIIVVGKLRGLAHAGAGGQEEATIWALRLEAKQIRIAHHVAQAPEGQTGPRGPERARVVEGRIVLEAWGRRQAP, encoded by the coding sequence ATGCGCCTCCGTGCCACCCTGAACGCTCTGGCCCTGCGGCTTGACGGCAACGAGACGCCGGAGATGCTGCAGAAGGCCCTGGCCGAGCTGCCTCCCCTGCCGCTGCAGGTCGAGGTGGCGGGGGAGGTGAGCCAGGCGGTGCTGGAGGTGCTGCTGGCCCTTGGGCGGGAGCGGGGTTTGCAGCTTCGGCCAAAGCGGGGGGAGAGGTATATCCCCTACACCGAGGTAATCGACCAGACCCTGCGCGCGGGGACCCGGGTGGAGTCGCCCGGCACGGTGGTGGTGCTGGGCGATGTGAACGCCGGGGCCGAGGTGGTGGCCGCGGGGGACATCATCGTGGTGGGAAAGCTGCGCGGCCTGGCCCACGCCGGGGCCGGCGGCCAGGAGGAGGCAACCATCTGGGCCTTGCGCCTGGAGGCCAAGCAGATCCGCATCGCCCACCACGTGGCCCAGGCCCCCGAGGGCCAGACAGGCCCCCGGGGGCCCGAGCGGGCCCGGGTGGTGGAGGGGCGGATCGTGCTCGAGGCCTGGGGCCGGAGGCAGGCCCCCTGA
- the lpdA gene encoding dihydrolipoyl dehydrogenase: MFQNYDVIVIGTGPGGYHAAIRAAQLGKRVLAVEAERVGGVCLNVGCIPTKALLHAAEALEGVRHGSAFGLEAKDPRIDLNKLAEWREGIVKKLTGGVAQLFKGNKVELKTGFARFIDKNTIEVGGERIQGQAIIVATGSEPNPLPGFEVDQKEIVDSTGALRVEEDFPKRLLCIGGGAIGLEFAQVYRRLGAEVTVIEFMGQILPAADPETAGLLAKALGKQGIAIRTRTKGVGVERKKDGLHVTLENVESGARDTLVVDKILVATGRRPRSRGIGLEAVGVRIDERGFVPTNERMETNVPGIYAIGDVARPPLLAHKAMKEGLVAAENAAGGNAAMDYQIPNVVYTSPEWAAVGLTEEEAARAGYRVKVGKFPLSASGRALTLGASEGLIKLVGDAETDLLLGGHIVGPGASDLIAELALALEMGATVTDVALTVHPHPTLAEGIMEAAEHLHKQAIHIANR; the protein is encoded by the coding sequence ATGTTTCAAAACTACGATGTGATCGTGATTGGCACCGGCCCGGGCGGCTACCACGCAGCCATCCGCGCAGCCCAGCTGGGCAAGAGGGTGCTAGCGGTGGAGGCCGAGCGGGTGGGCGGGGTCTGTCTGAACGTGGGCTGCATCCCCACCAAGGCCCTCCTGCACGCAGCCGAGGCGCTGGAAGGGGTACGGCACGGCAGCGCGTTCGGCCTCGAGGCCAAAGACCCCCGCATAGACCTGAACAAGCTGGCCGAGTGGCGCGAGGGCATCGTGAAGAAGCTCACCGGCGGGGTGGCCCAGCTCTTCAAGGGCAACAAGGTGGAGCTCAAAACCGGCTTTGCGCGCTTCATCGATAAAAACACCATCGAGGTTGGGGGGGAGCGCATCCAGGGCCAGGCCATCATCGTGGCGACCGGCTCCGAGCCCAACCCCCTGCCCGGCTTTGAGGTGGACCAGAAGGAAATCGTGGACTCCACCGGAGCCCTCCGGGTGGAGGAGGACTTCCCCAAGCGGCTGCTCTGCATTGGGGGCGGGGCGATTGGGCTCGAGTTCGCCCAGGTCTACCGGCGGCTGGGCGCCGAGGTCACGGTCATCGAGTTCATGGGCCAGATCCTGCCCGCCGCCGACCCCGAGACCGCCGGGCTGCTGGCCAAAGCCCTGGGCAAGCAGGGCATCGCCATCCGCACCCGCACCAAAGGGGTGGGGGTGGAGCGAAAGAAGGACGGCCTCCACGTCACGCTGGAAAACGTGGAGAGCGGCGCGCGGGACACCTTGGTGGTGGACAAAATCCTGGTGGCCACCGGACGGCGGCCCAGGAGCCGGGGAATAGGGCTCGAGGCGGTGGGGGTGAGGATAGACGAGCGCGGCTTCGTACCTACCAATGAGAGAATGGAGACCAACGTGCCCGGCATCTACGCCATCGGCGACGTAGCCCGCCCCCCCCTGCTGGCCCACAAGGCCATGAAGGAGGGCCTGGTGGCGGCTGAAAACGCCGCCGGGGGCAACGCGGCGATGGACTACCAGATTCCCAACGTGGTCTACACCAGCCCCGAGTGGGCCGCGGTGGGCCTGACCGAGGAGGAGGCCGCCCGGGCCGGCTACAGGGTGAAGGTGGGCAAATTCCCCCTCTCGGCCTCGGGCCGGGCCCTGACTTTAGGGGCCAGCGAGGGGCTCATCAAGCTGGTGGGCGACGCCGAAACCGACCTGCTGCTCGGGGGGCATATCGTGGGGCCCGGGGCCTCCGACCTCATCGCCGAGCTGGCCCTGGCCCTGGAGATGGGGGCTACCGTGACCGACGTGGCCCTCACCGTCCACCCCCACCCCACCCTGGCCGAGGGCATCATGGAGGCCGCCGAACACCTGCACAAGCAGGCCATCCACATCGCCAACCGCTAG
- a CDS encoding dihydrolipoamide acetyltransferase family protein, with protein MPKEVVLPELAESVVEGEILRWLVNEGETLKKDQPFVEVMTDKVTVELPSPYEGVLLRKLAKEGDVVPVHTPIALIAEPSEVEKTAPSLQAQEERSIVEPGAVEEDEGARLSLFKPDDRPEPIKNPFTLARGRVPAVPAARKLARELGLDIAQVPGSGPNGRVRVEDVRAYAETLRSKPPSTPAAPGFPPPVAYRTPKGYEERETRLPLRGMRRAIAQQMVASHLYTVRTLSVDEVDMTELVALRERLKPEAEAQGVRLSYLPFIFKALGVALRKFPALNSSLDEAKQEIVVKNYVNIGMAVATENGLVVPVIKDVERKSLLQLAKEANELAEKARSGKLAPEEVSGSTFSVTNIGSIGALFSFPIINVPDAAILGVHSIQKRPVVNEQDQVVVRQMMYLSLSFDHRLVDGAEAARFCKELIRLLEKPERLFLEAL; from the coding sequence ATGCCCAAAGAAGTGGTCTTGCCCGAACTCGCAGAATCCGTGGTAGAAGGCGAAATCCTCCGCTGGCTGGTGAACGAGGGGGAGACTTTGAAGAAGGACCAGCCCTTCGTGGAGGTCATGACCGACAAGGTGACGGTCGAGCTACCCAGCCCCTACGAGGGGGTGCTTCTGCGGAAGCTGGCCAAAGAGGGGGACGTGGTGCCGGTGCACACCCCCATCGCCCTCATCGCCGAGCCCAGCGAGGTAGAAAAGACCGCCCCCAGCCTGCAGGCCCAGGAGGAGCGCTCCATCGTGGAACCAGGGGCGGTGGAAGAGGACGAGGGGGCCCGGCTTTCCCTGTTCAAGCCGGACGACCGGCCCGAGCCCATCAAGAACCCCTTCACCCTCGCCCGGGGCCGGGTGCCGGCGGTGCCGGCAGCGCGCAAGCTGGCCCGCGAGCTGGGGCTCGACATCGCCCAGGTCCCGGGCTCGGGGCCCAACGGGCGGGTGCGGGTGGAGGACGTGCGGGCCTATGCAGAGACCCTGCGTTCGAAGCCCCCCTCCACCCCGGCAGCCCCTGGCTTTCCCCCACCCGTGGCCTACCGGACCCCCAAGGGCTACGAGGAGCGCGAGACCCGTCTACCCCTGCGCGGCATGCGGCGGGCCATCGCCCAGCAGATGGTGGCCTCCCACCTCTACACCGTGCGCACCCTCTCGGTGGACGAGGTGGACATGACCGAGCTGGTGGCCCTGCGTGAGCGGCTCAAACCCGAGGCTGAGGCCCAGGGGGTGCGGCTCAGCTACCTGCCCTTCATCTTCAAAGCCCTGGGGGTGGCCCTGCGCAAGTTCCCCGCCCTCAACAGCTCCCTCGACGAGGCCAAGCAGGAGATCGTCGTCAAAAACTACGTCAACATCGGCATGGCGGTGGCCACCGAGAACGGCCTGGTGGTGCCGGTTATCAAGGACGTGGAGCGCAAAAGCCTGCTCCAGCTAGCCAAGGAGGCCAACGAGCTGGCCGAAAAGGCCCGCAGCGGCAAGCTCGCGCCGGAGGAGGTGAGCGGTTCCACCTTCAGCGTCACCAACATCGGCTCGATTGGGGCCCTTTTCAGCTTCCCCATCATCAACGTGCCCGATGCGGCCATTCTGGGGGTACACTCCATCCAGAAACGACCCGTGGTCAACGAGCAGGACCAGGTGGTGGTGCGGCAGATGATGTACCTCTCGCTCTCCTTCGACCACCGCCTGGTGGACGGGGCCGAGGCGGCCCGGTTCTGCAAGGAGCTCATCCGGCTTTTGGAGAAGCCCGAACGGCTCTTCCTGGAAGCCCTGTGA
- a CDS encoding alpha-ketoacid dehydrogenase subunit beta: MPTLNLIQAINLALDEEMRRDERVVILGEDVGRRGGVFLATEGLQAKYGPDRVMDTPLAEAAIIGAAVGMAAHGLRPVAEIQFADYVFPGIDQLFSQAAKLRYRSGGQFTAPMVVRMPTGGGVKGGHHHSQSPEAHFAHTPGLKVVVVSTPYDAKGLLKAAIRDDDPVVFMEPKRLYRAVKEEVPAEEYLLPIGQAAIRREGRDLTIVSYGGSMVEVLKAAEEMAAVGLEAEVIDLRSVLPWDKPTVLASVAKTGRLLVVAEAPRTASVASEIAATVAEELFDQMLAPPLRVTGFDTPYPLAQDKLYMPTVTRILNAAKRLIDY, from the coding sequence ATGCCTACCCTGAACCTTATCCAGGCCATCAACCTGGCCCTAGACGAGGAGATGCGCCGCGACGAGCGGGTGGTGATTCTGGGTGAGGACGTGGGCCGGCGCGGCGGGGTCTTCCTGGCCACCGAGGGGCTGCAGGCCAAGTACGGCCCCGACCGGGTGATGGACACCCCCCTGGCCGAGGCCGCCATCATCGGCGCAGCGGTGGGGATGGCCGCCCACGGCCTGCGACCGGTGGCCGAGATCCAGTTCGCCGACTACGTTTTCCCCGGCATTGACCAGCTCTTCTCCCAGGCCGCCAAACTGCGCTACCGCTCGGGAGGACAGTTCACTGCCCCCATGGTGGTGCGCATGCCCACCGGCGGAGGGGTCAAGGGCGGCCACCACCACTCCCAAAGCCCCGAGGCCCACTTCGCCCACACCCCGGGGCTCAAGGTGGTGGTGGTCTCCACCCCCTACGATGCCAAGGGGCTCCTCAAGGCCGCCATCCGCGACGATGACCCGGTGGTCTTCATGGAGCCCAAGCGGCTTTACCGGGCGGTCAAGGAGGAGGTGCCCGCCGAGGAGTACCTGCTGCCCATCGGTCAGGCGGCCATCCGCCGGGAGGGCCGCGACCTGACCATAGTCTCGTATGGGGGGTCCATGGTCGAGGTGCTGAAGGCCGCGGAGGAGATGGCCGCGGTGGGGCTCGAGGCCGAGGTAATCGACCTGCGCAGCGTGCTGCCCTGGGACAAACCAACCGTGCTCGCCTCGGTGGCCAAGACCGGGCGGCTCCTCGTGGTCGCCGAGGCTCCCCGCACCGCCAGCGTGGCCTCGGAAATCGCTGCCACCGTTGCGGAAGAGCTCTTCGACCAGATGCTGGCCCCTCCCCTGCGGGTCACCGGCTTCGACACCCCTTACCCGCTGGCCCAGGACAAGCTCTACATGCCCACCGTGACGCGCATCCTGAACGCGGCCAAACGCCTTATCGACTACTAG
- a CDS encoding thiamine pyrophosphate-dependent dehydrogenase E1 component subunit alpha: MVQEKLAFEPFSLEPIRLIDPEGRWIAPFPHGLPEQTLRQFYRDMLAARLLDEKLVILLRTGKTSFIAPHAGHEAAQVGVAHALRRGHDWLFPYYRDLGLVLALGVPLVEIFGQTLGNAKDPAKGRQMPSHPGSRPLNVFTVCSAIASHIPPATGAALSMKLCRTGQVAVCTFGDGATSEGDWHAGVNFAAVQKAPVVFVCENNRYAISVNIALQTASPNIAIKAQAYGMPGYYVDGLDVLASYFVVRHAVEQARAGAGPSLVELVVHRFGPHSSADDDSRYKSQEEREAERQQDPLLRYQRFLEREGLWDARWASSLRAELLGELEAALQTALAAGEPEPLQMFDDVYATRPWHLEEQRRLLAEELKP, translated from the coding sequence ATGGTTCAAGAAAAACTAGCCTTCGAACCCTTCAGCCTCGAGCCCATCCGGCTCATAGACCCGGAGGGCCGATGGATAGCCCCCTTTCCCCATGGGCTTCCGGAGCAAACCCTGCGCCAGTTCTACCGCGACATGCTGGCCGCGCGGCTTCTGGACGAGAAGCTGGTCATCCTCCTGCGCACCGGCAAGACCAGCTTCATCGCCCCCCACGCCGGCCATGAGGCGGCCCAGGTGGGCGTTGCCCACGCCTTGCGGCGGGGCCACGACTGGCTCTTTCCCTACTACCGCGACCTGGGCCTGGTCCTGGCCTTGGGCGTGCCACTGGTTGAGATCTTCGGCCAGACCCTGGGCAACGCCAAAGACCCGGCCAAGGGGCGGCAGATGCCCTCCCACCCGGGCAGCCGGCCGCTCAACGTCTTCACCGTCTGCTCGGCCATCGCCTCGCACATCCCCCCGGCCACCGGGGCTGCTTTGAGCATGAAGCTGTGCCGCACCGGCCAGGTAGCGGTCTGCACCTTCGGCGATGGGGCCACCAGCGAGGGCGACTGGCACGCCGGGGTCAACTTCGCCGCGGTGCAGAAAGCCCCGGTGGTCTTCGTCTGCGAGAACAACCGCTACGCCATCAGCGTTAACATCGCCCTGCAAACCGCCTCGCCCAACATCGCCATCAAGGCCCAGGCCTACGGCATGCCGGGCTACTACGTGGACGGGCTGGACGTGCTGGCCAGCTACTTCGTGGTGCGCCACGCGGTGGAACAGGCCCGGGCTGGGGCTGGGCCCAGCCTGGTGGAGCTCGTGGTGCACCGCTTTGGCCCCCACTCCTCCGCCGACGACGACAGCCGCTATAAAAGCCAGGAGGAGCGGGAAGCAGAGCGCCAACAAGACCCCCTGCTGCGCTACCAGCGCTTTTTGGAGCGGGAAGGCCTTTGGGATGCCCGGTGGGCCAGCAGCCTCAGGGCAGAGCTATTGGGCGAGCTCGAGGCCGCCCTGCAGACGGCCCTGGCCGCTGGGGAACCTGAACCGCTGCAGATGTTCGACGACGTCTACGCCACCCGCCCCTGGCACTTAGAAGAGCAGCGCAGGCTGCTGGCCGAGGAGCTCAAGCCCTAG
- a CDS encoding 23S rRNA (pseudouridine(1915)-N(3))-methyltransferase RlmH, which translates to MRLRVCAIGRPRLAYARAGIEEYQRRLARYSTLEVLYLKEGPKEQEGARLLKASEGYRRVVLDERGELLDTLGFRARLEAWAAGGVRGVAFLLGGAEGHAEGVRRAADCLLALSRLTLQHELALLVLLEQLYRVETLRRGEPYHR; encoded by the coding sequence GTGAGGCTCAGGGTATGCGCGATCGGGCGGCCCCGGCTGGCCTACGCCAGGGCCGGCATCGAGGAGTACCAGCGGCGCCTGGCCCGCTACAGCACCCTGGAGGTCCTGTATCTCAAGGAGGGTCCTAAGGAGCAGGAGGGGGCCCGGCTGCTCAAGGCCTCGGAGGGCTACCGCCGGGTGGTGCTGGATGAGCGGGGGGAGCTGCTGGACACCCTGGGCTTTCGGGCCCGGCTCGAGGCCTGGGCCGCGGGGGGGGTCCGGGGGGTGGCCTTCCTCCTGGGTGGGGCCGAGGGCCACGCCGAGGGGGTGCGCAGGGCCGCCGACTGCCTCCTGGCCCTATCCCGACTCACCCTGCAGCACGAGCTGGCCCTGCTGGTGCTCCTGGAGCAGCTTTACCGGGTGGAGACCCTCAGGCGGGGCGAGCCCTACCACCGCTAG